The following are encoded together in the Vigna angularis cultivar LongXiaoDou No.4 chromosome 9, ASM1680809v1, whole genome shotgun sequence genome:
- the LOC108322219 gene encoding pentatricopeptide repeat-containing protein At4g02750, producing the protein MKKLKHGIRAIGEAGNHVISRNLQIIRLGKLGKVEDAIRIFSNMTHKNLVTYNSMVSLLAKNARINDARRLFDKMSLKNIVSWNSMIAGYLHNNMVEEATELFDAMPERDNFSWALMITCYTRKGDLDNARELLELVPDKLNTACWNAMIAGYAKKGKFNDAEKVFDQMPTKDLVSYNSMLSGYTQNGKMILALQFFEKMAKRNVVSWNLMVAGYVNSGDLTSARQLFENIPNPNVVSWVKMLCGFARYGKIIEARRLFDKIPRKNVVSWNAMIAAYVQELQIDEAVKLFKKMQHKDSVSWTTIINGYIRVGKLDEARDVYNQMPYKDIAAKTALMSGLIQDGRIDEANKMFSQIHARDAICWNNMIAGYSQSGRMDEALNLFRQMPIKNVVSWNTMISGYAQAGQMDRATEIFQAMREKSLVSWNSLISGFLQNNLYSDALKSLVMMEQEGKKPDQSTLASGLRACANLAALQVGKQLHDYILKSGYVNDLSVNNALITMYAKCGRVQNAEQVFRDIECIDLISWNSLISGYALNGYANKAFEAFGQMLSQRVVPDEVTFIGMLSACSHVGLATEGLDIFKCMIEDFAIEPLAEHYSCLVDLFGRVGRLEEAFNIVRQMKVKANAGLWGSLLGACRVHKNLELGIFAARRLFEFEPDNASNYITLSNMLAEAGRWKEVERLRMLMRDKRAAKQPGCSWIEVQNQIQHFLSNDLAKLRHENIQIIVNTLAAHMRDKCNISDMESACDIL; encoded by the coding sequence AAATGTCTCTAAAAAACATTGTTTCTTGGAACTCCATGATTGCTGGATATCTTCACAACAACATGGTTGAAGAAGCCACTGAGCTGTTTGATGCAATGCCTGAAAGAGACAATTTTTCGTGGGCTTTGATGATAACTTGCTATACACGGAAAGGGGATCTTGATAACGCTAGAGAATTGCTTGAGTTGGTTCCTGATAAGTTGAACACTGCATGTTGGAATGCAATGATAGCTGGTTATGCAAAGAAGGGCAAGTTCAATGATGCTGAGAAAGTGTTTGACCAGATGCCGACAAAGGATTTGGTTTCTTACAACTCAATGTTGTCTGGGTATACACAAAATGGGAAAATGATTTTAGCATTACAATTTTTTGAGAAGATGGCCAAGAGGAATGTGGTCTCATGGAATTTGATGGTGGCTGGATATGTTAACAGTGGTGACCTTACTTCTGCTAGGcaattgtttgaaaatattcCAAATCCTAATGTTGTCTCTTGGGTTAAAATGCTGTGTGGGTTTGCACGATACGGAAAGATTATAGAAGCTAGAAGACTTTTTGACAAGATTCCCAGAAAAAATGTGGTTTCTTGGAATGCAATGATTGCAGCCTATGTCCAGGAGTTACAAATTGATGAAGCTGTTAAGCTGTTCAAGAAAATGCAGCACAAAGATAGTGTCTCATGGACTACAATAATTAATGGGTACATTCGAGTTGGTAAGCTTGATGAAGCACGTGATGTTTACAATCAGATGCCTTACAAAGACATTGCAGCGAAAACGGCATTGATGTCTGGATTGATACAAGATGGAAGGATTGACGAGGCTAATAAAATGTTTAGTCAAATTCATGCACGTGATGCTATTTGTTGGAACAACATGATTGCAGGCTATTCCCAgagtggaagaatggatgaagcTCTGAATTTATTTAGACAAATGCCGATTAAGAATGTTGTTTCATGGAATACTATGATTTCTGGATATGCGCAGGCAGGACAAATGGATAGAGCAACAGAGATCTTCCAGGCCATGAGGGAAAAAAGTTTAGTTTCGTGGAATTCTCTTATTTCTGGTTTCCTACAAAATAATCTATACTCCGATGCTCTTAAGAGTTTGGTTATGATGGAGCAGGAGGGAAAGAAACCCGATCAATCAACTTTAGCAAGTGGCTTAAGAGCATGTGCTAATCTTGCTGCTTTGCAGGTAGGCAAGCAACTTCACGATTACATTCTGAAGAGCGGTTATGTCAATGATTTATCTGTCAACAATGCCCTGATCACTATGTACGCAAAATGTGGAAGGGTACAAAATGCTGAACAAGTGTTCAGAGACATTGAATGCATTGATCTTATATCTTGGAATTCCTTAATTTCGGGTTATGCTTTGAATGGATACGCAAATAAGGCATTTGAAGCCTTTGGCCAGATGTTATCACAGAGAGTGGTTCCTGACGAGGTTACTTTTATTGGAATGTTGTCAGCATGTAGTCATGTTGGTTTAGCGACCGAGGGTTTggatatttttaaatgtatgaTTGAAGATTTTGCTATTGAACCCTTGGCAGAACACTACAGCTGCCTTGTTGATTTGTTTGGCCGTGTGGGTAGGCTAGAGGAAGCCTTCAACATTGTAAGGCAGATGAAGGTGAAGGCAAATGCTGGATTATGGGGTTCATTGCTTGGGGCTTGTCGTGTACACAAAAACCTGGAACTTGGCATATTTGCCGCCCGGAGACTCTTCGAATTCGAGCCTGATAATGCCTCCAATTACATTACCCTGTCAAACATGCTTGCCGAGGCTGGTAGATGGAAAGAGGTCGAAAGACTAAGGATGCTGATGAGGGACAAAAGAGCTGCAAAGCAACCTGGTTGCAGCTGGATTGAAGTTCAAAATCAGATACAACATTTTTTGTCAAATGATCTGGCAAAGCTGAGACATGAAAATATTCAGATTATAGTGAATACTTTAGCTGCACACATGAGGGATAAATGTAACATATCTGACATGGAATCAGCCTGTGACATTCTATGA